From Mesorhizobium sp. Pch-S:
GACGGAGCGGCGAGCGGTGCGGTCTCTCAGGAGGCGGAGCACAGAGACGCAGCGATGAATGGGCGATGTGTGAGGCCCAGGCACCAGTTTATGGGATTCGGACCGGTTGACGGCTTCACAAAGTACAACCCTGGGTAACAAGTCGATCGGGCGACGACGCCGAGCCATTGCCAGGACCCGGGCGATCATGAAAAACGCCAGATGATCAAACGCGTCGGACGCATTCTTGGCCTGAGAGCAGGTGGCGCCCGGGCTCGCCTGGCGCGCCTGCGTCTCGATATGGCGGACACCGTCGTCTATGCGATCGGCGACGTGCATGGTTGCCTGGACGAGCTTCTGGCGCTGGAAGACGCCATCGTTCGCGACGCGGCGACGCTGCCGGGTCGCAAGCTGATCATCATGCTGGGGGATTATGTCGATCGTGGTCCCGCGTCTGCGCAGGTGCTCGACCATCTCGCAGCGCATCCGCCAATGGGCCTGGAGCGCATCTGCCTGGCCGGCAATCATGAGCTTGCCATGCTCGACTATCTCGACGGGCGGTCCAGTCTTGCCGCCTGGCTGCGCATGGGCGCGGAAAGCACGCTGCAGTCGTACGGCATCGATCATCGGAGGCTGGTCGAAATCTTTCGCGATCAGCAACAGGTCGACGATGCGATCCGCAGATCGATTTCGCCGGCTCATTTTGCGCTGCTGCGCTCGATGCCGGTTCTGGTCGAAACCGCGCGGTACATCTTTGTCCATGCCGGCGTGCGGCCTGAAGTTCCGCTGGACAAGCAGACGGACGAGGATCTCGTCTTCATCCGCTCGGCCTTCTTCGAGCGCGCGCACCTGCTTTCGCGTTATGTGGTGCACGGGCATACGCCGGTCGAGCAAGCCGGCCGCGAAGGCATGCGTGTCAATCTCGACACCGGCGCCTTCTTCAGCGGCCGGCTGACAGCCCTGCGCATCTGGCAGGACAAGGGGCGCTACCTCAGCAACTTGACCCAGGAAGACTGAACGCGACCGGCCGGCCGGATATGCGGCGCCTTCCGTCACCCGATCAAGCGGGCTCCGTGCGGTTTGGCTCAGGCTCCGTCACCGTCTGCTCGACATAGTAGGACGCATAGCGGTCGAGATACTGCTCGGCCGCGCCGAACATGCCGTAACTCGCCAGCTTCTTCATGTCCGTGCGGTTCAAGACGACACCGAGGGTCTTTGCCGCGATCTGGCGGTCGGCCTGCAAAGCGGAACGCACGAGAAGGCGCGGCGTGGCGCCCCACTCGGCCACCAGCACGAAGCCGTCGGCGAGCGGCGCAAAAGCCTTGGCATCGACCACGGGCCCGAGTGGCGGCAAATCGACAACGACATAGTCGAAGGACTTGCGCGCCTCTTCCAGCAATGCCGCCATGGCGGGACCCGAGATGAGTTCGCTGGTGTGCGACAGGCGCCGGCGTACCACGGCGGGAAGGATGACGAGCTTGGTCTTGCGGTCGACCAGACAGGCGCTCTGCCAGCGCTGCTCGCCGACCAATGCCTCGACCAGGCCCTTGTCGGGTGTGAGCGACAGGCCGCGGCTGAGGCCCGGATTGCGCAAGTCGGCGTCGATCAACAGGGTACGGGCGCCATTGGCGGCAAGTAGCCCGGCGAAATTGGCTGCGGTGGTCGTCTTGCCTTCGCGTGGCAGCACCGAGACAAAGCCGATCACCTTGCCATTGGTCCGGTGAAGGACCACGTCGCTGGCCAGTTTGACGTTGCGCAAGGTCTCCGCGAAGGAAGAGGCCGGTTGGTTGATTGCCACTCTGAGGATGCGAGGGGTGACGGTTTCCGGTCCGGAAGGATTCGCCGCTTGCGCATCGGTCGGCTGCGTTCGCGGCCGCGCGTCGGCGAAACGGCCGCCGATCGCCGGCAGATAGCCGAGGAAGTTCAGGTCGAGAGCGTCGCGCACGTCGTCGCCAGTGCGGAAGAAGCGCTCGCGGAATTCCTGGATGGCGCCTGCTGCCGCGCCGGCGAACAGGCCTAGTACCAGGGAAAGGCCGAGTACCATGGTCTTGCGCGGGCTGGACGCCGAGGTCGGGTTGCCGGCGGTCGAGATGACGCGGGCCTCGGCGATCGGGAAGGAACGCTGCTGCGCGGCTTGCTCGTAGCGGGCAAGGAAGGCCTGGTAGAGTGTGTTGAGGGCCTGCGACTTCTGCTCGAGATCGCGCAGCTTCACCTGTGCTTGGCCTGTCTGAGAGTTCTGGCCGGCCAAATCGCCGACATTGCCGCGCAGCGAATCCTCGCGCGATTTCGCGACCTGGTATTCGTTGCGGTAGCTTTCGGTGAGCCGTTGCAGCTCGGCATAGATCTGGTTGGTCAGGTTGGCCTGCTCGGCGCGCAGCGCCACCGCCTGCGCATGGTCCTGTCCGAACCGGCTCGAGATGTCCTGTTCACGCTTGCTGACGTTGAGATAGCGCGCCTTCATCTCGTTGATGGCGGCACTGTTGCTGCCGCTGGCGCCTTTTTCCTGCGGAATGGTGGCGTTCTTGACCGCATTTTCCGGTCCGCTGTCCACGATCGCCTTGAACTGGTTGTAGCGGGCAAGCGCATTGGCGGTATCCGCCTGAGCCAGGATGACCTGCTTGTTGAGATCGGACAGCTGCTGTTCCGACATCAGTTCGCCACGCGCGGCCGTCAGCCCGTTGGCCGCACGGAATTGCTCGACCTCGAGCGCTGCCTTCTGCGAATTTTCACGCAGTTCGTCGAGACGGCCCTGCAGCCATACCGTGGCGCGCTGGGTGGCGTCGAAATTGGCGTCGAGATGATCGGACAGATAGGCGTTGGCATAGGCGCGCGCGATCATGCCTGCCAGCTTGGGATCGGGAGCGGTGAAGGACAGATCGATGACGAAGCTGCGGCCGACACGTTCGGCGTGGACTCCGTCCTGCAGGATGCCGATGGCGCGACCGATCTTGGCGTCCTGTATCGAGCCGGGGTCTTCTTCGGTGCGCGACGAGAAGAAGCCTGCCACGCTTTTGACGGTGGCTTTCAGCGCGCTGAGCGGCGATCGTGGCGGGTTGAGGAAAGCTTCGTTGTCCTGAAGTTTTTCCGCCAGCACCACGGCGCGGGCGAGACGGCTGGATTTGAGGATCTCGACCTCGGATGACACCATCGCGTCGGCCTGCGGACCGGCCGGTGGGGCTGGCTTGTCTTCGGCGAAACGGGTCAGGCTGTCATCAAGGAGGATACGCGTTCCCGACGTGTATTGCGGCGGTGTCGCCACGAGATAGACGACCCCGAGGACCAGGCCGATCAGCCCGAACAGGCCGACCAGCCGGGCCTGCCGGCGTGCTGCCGCCAGCAGGGCGTCGAGATCAATGAAGTCCGATGAATCTTCCGAGGATATGGGCTTCAACGGATAACTTCCCTGGTTCATGGTGCTCCGGCGCTCCGTCGCGAAATGAAAAAGTCGGCCACGGCCAGATGGCCGTGGCGCGTCGTGGAATTTGTTTCGATCTTTCGGCCGGCGCATGACCCCGAAAATCGGAATCGATTTTCGGAAAGGATCATGCGCCAAGTTAAAGTGTTAGAGCGTCCTTCGCGCGTTCGAATGGACGCGCGGCGCTCTAAGCCGCGCGGCTGCGACGTGCCTGCGAAGCGATCATCTCCTCGATCGGTTCGAACACCAGGTCGCAAATGTCCTTGCGCGCGAGCGCGAAAGCGACGTTGGCCTGGATGAAACCTTCCTTCGAGCCGCAATCGAACATGCGGCCCTCGAATGGAGAGGCATAGAATTTCTGGCTCTCCGACAGCCGTACCATGGCGTCGGTAAGCTGGATCTCGTTGCCAGCGCCGCGTTCCTGCGTGCCGAGAATATCGAAGATCTCGGGCTGCAGCACGTAGCGGCCGTTGATGTAGTGATTGGAGGGGGCGGCCTCCGGTGCCGGCTTTTCAACCATTTCGGTGATGGTGAAGCCCGCGCCGGCGCCGGCACCCTTGCCGACGATGCCGTAGCTGCCGGTTTCCAGCGGATCGCATTGCTCGACCGCGACGACATTGCCGCCGGTTTCGAGATAGAGATCCATGGCGCCGGCAAGGCAGCCGCGATCGCCGAACGAGACCATGTCGGGCAACAGAAGCGCGAAGGGTTCGTCACCGACGATATCCCTGGCGCACCACACCGCGTGGCCAAGGCCATGCGGTGCCTGCTGGCGGGTGAAGGAGATCGTACCCGGCTGCGGCTGCATGCGGGTGAGCGAGGCCAGCTGCTCGTTCTTGCCGGACCGCGTCAGCGTCTCCAGCAGCTCGGGCTGGATGTCGAAATAATCCTCGATCACATGCTTGTT
This genomic window contains:
- a CDS encoding metallophosphoesterase family protein, translated to MIKRVGRILGLRAGGARARLARLRLDMADTVVYAIGDVHGCLDELLALEDAIVRDAATLPGRKLIIMLGDYVDRGPASAQVLDHLAAHPPMGLERICLAGNHELAMLDYLDGRSSLAAWLRMGAESTLQSYGIDHRRLVEIFRDQQQVDDAIRRSISPAHFALLRSMPVLVETARYIFVHAGVRPEVPLDKQTDEDLVFIRSAFFERAHLLSRYVVHGHTPVEQAGREGMRVNLDTGAFFSGRLTALRIWQDKGRYLSNLTQED
- a CDS encoding polysaccharide biosynthesis tyrosine autokinase, producing MNQGSYPLKPISSEDSSDFIDLDALLAAARRQARLVGLFGLIGLVLGVVYLVATPPQYTSGTRILLDDSLTRFAEDKPAPPAGPQADAMVSSEVEILKSSRLARAVVLAEKLQDNEAFLNPPRSPLSALKATVKSVAGFFSSRTEEDPGSIQDAKIGRAIGILQDGVHAERVGRSFVIDLSFTAPDPKLAGMIARAYANAYLSDHLDANFDATQRATVWLQGRLDELRENSQKAALEVEQFRAANGLTAARGELMSEQQLSDLNKQVILAQADTANALARYNQFKAIVDSGPENAVKNATIPQEKGASGSNSAAINEMKARYLNVSKREQDISSRFGQDHAQAVALRAEQANLTNQIYAELQRLTESYRNEYQVAKSREDSLRGNVGDLAGQNSQTGQAQVKLRDLEQKSQALNTLYQAFLARYEQAAQQRSFPIAEARVISTAGNPTSASSPRKTMVLGLSLVLGLFAGAAAGAIQEFRERFFRTGDDVRDALDLNFLGYLPAIGGRFADARPRTQPTDAQAANPSGPETVTPRILRVAINQPASSFAETLRNVKLASDVVLHRTNGKVIGFVSVLPREGKTTTAANFAGLLAANGARTLLIDADLRNPGLSRGLSLTPDKGLVEALVGEQRWQSACLVDRKTKLVILPAVVRRRLSHTSELISGPAMAALLEEARKSFDYVVVDLPPLGPVVDAKAFAPLADGFVLVAEWGATPRLLVRSALQADRQIAAKTLGVVLNRTDMKKLASYGMFGAAEQYLDRYASYYVEQTVTEPEPNRTEPA
- a CDS encoding UTP--glucose-1-phosphate uridylyltransferase, with the translated sequence MKKVRKAVIPVAGLGTRFLPATKAMPKEMLTVVDRPVVQYAVDEALEAGIEHIVFVTGRNKHVIEDYFDIQPELLETLTRSGKNEQLASLTRMQPQPGTISFTRQQAPHGLGHAVWCARDIVGDEPFALLLPDMVSFGDRGCLAGAMDLYLETGGNVVAVEQCDPLETGSYGIVGKGAGAGAGFTITEMVEKPAPEAAPSNHYINGRYVLQPEIFDILGTQERGAGNEIQLTDAMVRLSESQKFYASPFEGRMFDCGSKEGFIQANVAFALARKDICDLVFEPIEEMIASQARRSRAA